A single genomic interval of Spinacia oleracea cultivar Varoflay chromosome 6, BTI_SOV_V1, whole genome shotgun sequence harbors:
- the LOC110799716 gene encoding uncharacterized protein has product MPRYKDEPPTVRVYTVCDESKYLIVRNVAALGCGDELRQLFAAYGDVEECKPMDAEDCEAFTDVYWIKFHMISNARFAKRKLDESVFLGNRLQVSYATEYETLSDTKEKLEGRRKEVLGRLNSLKSGRYRGDEMKSKGVETHPLSHGAGVSSQVSQQLDLKQGWYAKEMNQYSEVKHSSITRVSSDQDYFPSQSMNETVKRVREKLDKIESSSSSNTQSGSASKKIRVDNRRRI; this is encoded by the exons ATGCCACGATACAAGGATGAACCTCCCACAGTTCGTGTATATACTGTTTGCGACGAATCAAA GTACTTGATTGTGAGGAATGTAGCAGCACTGGGGTGTGGTGATGAACTGAGACAACTGTTTGCAGCATATGGAGATGTTGAAGA GTGTAAACCTATGGATGCAGAAGACTGCGAGGCATTTACCGATGTGTACTGGATCAAATTTCACATGATCAGCAACGCGAG GTTTGCAAAAAGAAAACTAGACGAGTCTGTTTTCCTTGGGAATCGGCTGCAGGTGTCGTATGCTACTGAGTATGAGACTCTGTCTGACACAAAAGAGAAGTTAGAAGGCAGGAGAAAGGAGGTTCTAGGACGATTGAACTCATTGAAGT CTGGAAGATACAGAGGTGACGAAATGAAGAGTAAAGGTGTTGAAACTCATCCCTTGTCACACGGAGCTGGAGTTTCATCACAAGTTTCTCAGCAATTGGACTTAAAACAAGGATG GTACGCCAAAGAAATGAATCAATATTCTGAAGTAAAACACTCATCAATCACCAGGGTGTCCTCTGACCAG GATTATTTCCCATCTCAGTCAAtgaatgaaacagttaaaaggGTAAGAGAGAAGCTTGATAAG ATTGAATCGTCAAGTTCTTCAAATACGCAATCTGGCTCAGCTTCGAAGAAAATCCGAGTAGATAATAGAAGAAGGATATGA